TGCCATGAATGTATGTGGTTTAGATTGATGCCACATAATAAAGGCTTAAATGCTGTTATCCTGAACAGCTAGGGAGCTTGAATGTGAACACGAAGAACGGGTCGGAGTTAGGATCTGTGGCAACGCTTTGTTGACAACGCGAAATGAGCTAAACCAGTACGTACATGAGGCCTGTACATAAAAAGCCTGCAGGCTTCAATTCAAGATGTCACGCGTGGATGCAACAAGATACCAGCAACAGAGGAAGCTGTCGTAACAGGCACAGACGTATGCCTACAATATGACTATCAGCGTTAGATGTACGCCCAGTTTGAGTCATTTTCATTGTATGAATCTTTGGTCCTGTTCCGTTGATATATTCTGTAGGAGAAAAATAAGCATTACACATCATAAAAAAATCAGAGAAGCATAACTGAGAACCGTGCGTAACGGGTGGCAGTTAAAATTTAGTGATCTTATATTCCGAGAAACGTGGTTGCATATCTATATATTTCGAGAAACGCTGAATATAAATTCCTTATATGTTCCTTATATTCTGAGAAACGCGATTTGAGATCTACATTTATTATTAACCGCAATTGGTACTAACACGTAACCATAATCACGCATCATCGTCTTTTAAAACAAACGCGTCGAAGTTAATGCCATCAATAATGACACCGTCGGCTACGGTAGGCACGCAATTTGATCATACACGTAGATTGATAGTTGGGTTAGATGGTGCGCTTTCTTACCGGCAACCCAGCAGGGAACGGCGTGTGTTCACCTTCTAACTTTTCAGTTGTGCACCAAGGGTCAAACGAAGGCGAACTTACACATTTCTTTCTCTGGCGTAAATTTTGGCGCGAATATTAAGGTACGCATGAGAAAGCCAAGAAAGCGTACTTCAGCAGAATACAATGCCTCTTCGCAGCGGTGGTAAGGCCAATAACAGTTACAACTCCGAGAGTATCGAAACGCGTTGCACTCACCACTCGCAAACTTATGCTATAAGGGCCCCTGTGGACACATTCTTGAGCACGAATGAGGGCCTTTTGAGCACTACCTCATTTTTTCCATGTTCAATAAGCTGATGAGCAGTGCGCATTCGATCCCGAAAAGTGCAAGCGCTGCTAAATACTCTGAAAGTTGTAGTCTAACCTTAAAGTTACTGCTTTATTTGTATCTTTAATTAGGTTTGTGGACGGCTGCTGGGAACCACTTAAGAACACGCCCGAATGATACAATGAACTTCCTCAGAGCACTCCTGTCTCGGAAGATCGTCGGATTAGGCATCCTAAGCATAAACAAGCTACAGTTTTCGGTCGGAGTCTTCGAAGCCGCGGTCCAACTACTTGTGGtaggtttatttatttactcgTAGTACTGTGAATGTAAAGAGTGTAGTAGAAAAAGAGAATGTGAATGTAATTACAAAAATAGAAATGAAAAGCAGAAAACCAGCATTGATGTGGCAAACATGATCGTAAAGAAttgtgcaaccccccccccccccccccccttctgtgGCGGTGCGCGCGTTGGTGTAAAATGAAGTTGTGATATAGGGCACGATGAGGCTGTCCGTTTCGCCGCTGCGGCAGAAATGACAATATGCGGTAAATTTGGAGCTGTGCAAATTGCTGATTTACATCAGCTCGTGCGATAAACGAAGCGCAACGTCGATTTCATGTTGCACCACCTATCTAGGTCACACATGGCTAATCAGGTAAATTGAAGGAATAAATAGACGGCATCCATTCGGTCAACGCGGCAATTTGGAAATGTAAAAACACGGAAGTAAACTTTTATGACAATTCCCTTCGAGTTTGCCCTCTAAACACTTATCGTAGGCATTGTAACTCAAAAGTTAATTTATGTACTTAGCTTTGGTGTTGAATTGGTTGCATTCGTTTATCACAGAAGTGGGGTCCAACAAGGCAGATAATTTGTCAGCTATGACGTACTTTCACTAAATTTCGCACgtgttttttttaaagaaacacaTGTTCCAAGTAAAAGAACAAATACGGAAGCACATACAAATGTCATTAAACTCCGTAATGATAAAGCAGAAATAAAGACAGATATTGCACTAACAAATGTGCGAAGTAAAAATCGTAGAGTACCGCAGAATCACAGTACTGTGTTTGTCAGGTTACGTTACAAAATGGTGTTGGTGCTCAAGTTTACTGAAGACAAAGGTTGATTACTCTATTCACTGAAAGTTCCAGCATAAATATTTCCGCAAGGTAGGCTATCTGTTTTGCATCAAAATATTATCAGTTAGCGAGCCTGGTGCCGGATCAGAACATTGTTGGCATTATGGAAATAAGGTAACGCATTCATGAAATTGCTCTTGCACCAGAAGTTTTTTAAAATGTGCGGCTGTGAGGCACCCTCAAAACTTAAGAATGGTTAGCGTGATTACGATATAATTGCCATTGCGACGGCCAGtcaccgacgccagtagcatagGGAATGTTTAGCGAATACGGGCCTTAACAGTTCTGTGTCTATAGGATGCACCTCATCACTTTTATCAATACTAGGTTGTGACCagacaagtaatgcgaataagctCCACTAACGAAAACAAATGTCGTTTGACGATCGAAAGCAAGAGAAAGTTGCACGGGACATGATTAACCGTTTATTGAAACTTTGTGTCGGTCAAAGCCAGGTGGCCTCCTCTAAATCGGATTTTTTGTACGCTATGGCCATAAGCGTAATATAATAAATGTATGCACGACTGGATCATGAATTACACGCGAATTGCCACACGACTGACCGCTCAAGgcattctgcgtgtattcgcgggcttttttcatgctcgaaaaaaactttcatgtagcatgtattgagcaacagaaacctgtatcgggagtttttcatgttgccacagtacttctcgaggtaattaattatttacaattaccaaataaatctcagtaacgaaaaaattgctggagcctactccactgtactgcaaacaatgtgcactaggttttcttcgaataacgcaattgctcttttcttcaagtaacgcaattgctcttttttaaAATATTGTTGTATGATAGGTGATACATCCGGTATGTCAGTGTTCGCTTTGCAGTGCGCAAAGATTAACCGATCTTGCTTCCGCTACTTTTGCAGAACCTGAAAACAGTCATTTCGAGAGACCTGAGCACTAGCGATATATTTACTGTTGTCGGAATCTACATTAGCGGAGATGAAACGAGAGACCCGATGAGAAACATCTTTAGGTAAGCAGTTCTTTATATTAGAGCCGACTACCTAAATCACACAGTCTGGCAGTCGCCAGTAAAGCACGAGATGTTATCCGTATAGCTGAATAATTACAATTATATTATTCAAGTAAGACAACGCTGTCAGTAATCATTTACTCTATACGACAGATTAATGGGTGACCTCTGCATAGAACATAAATTATGCATCATCAGTTCAGGGTAAATGACGCTGTTAGGCATTTCTGGAAAAACGTCTCGTCAATGTAAGCATGAAGTTGCTGACAAAACTCGCGTTCGAGAGGTCGTTATTGCCTTGTCGGCAGAGTGATTCTTTCCGTGACGTGCCATGTCTTAGGTTGCTTTTCGCTGTCGTAAGAATTTCCACGCCATGTGCATGACTCATGTAAGGTAGACTTCATGGCTTATGTCACTTCCGCGCTAGAATATCATCAGATCACTACCTTCGGTTCCAAAAAAAAATTGACAGGTGTTTGGAAGAGTCACGACCTGTACGGTGCATGGCGATCAAGTTCATGCTTTCGGTTTTGTCCGCATGTGAATCATTTTAACGCCAACTGTTGATTTCGTCTTCGTGCTCAATAACTGGTAACTATATGCATTGATAAAATTAAAGCTGGTTATATTTTTCAGCTCTGTCGGAGCGCCCGACGTCGTCATCGGCCTGGGACACATTGCCTATCCAAACAACAACATGACAAACTGCGAAATAATACCTCACAGCACTTACTCTAATGACACCAGAGCAAACCAGCTGCGAGCAAATTACGGCAGTCTCTATTCACTGGTAAGTCCATGATGGCCGCGAACCAAACGGAGAAATAAGTGACAGTGTCCCTGCGGGTAGTGTCGCTGTAATATTCGAAGCGTTCATTACAATATATGCTAtatacaatagcatatttaattATGAGCAAGTTGAAAGGCTTATGCTGACGCTTAACGTGAGTGGCGCAAACGTTCTCGTCACACTACGCCTTCATCCTTTGATTAAACTTCCAAGAAACGAAAGACTGTGAACCTATAGTAAGAATGCACTACGAATGCCTGCGACAAGCTATACAGAAATGAAGGGGCGGTGGGCCTTACAGCAGGGCTAGATTTTGTGGCGATATTAAACGTGACATTATCTTTATTTTTACCTTTCTGTTGCATTTAATATAATCCTTTAAACTTCATTGTACGTGCATGACAAGCGATTGAATCTTAATAAAATGTATTGCCCGAACTTTCATTTTGTGTGTTTGATCGGATATCTATACGCCATTTTATTGTTCTCCAGCGTTGATTTATTATATATTACTACATTGAAAGCCTAGGGCCTCAGGTCGGGGATTACGTTCTCATTGACCACTGGGTGTACTCTGCGACATGTTGAATACTGGATAGATACTGTGACATGCCGATTGTTCTAGAGATCAAATTACCCTATCGTACCCTCTGTAACATCTGGGCAGCCGCTGCAATAACGGACCACCCACTGTCCGTCATACGTGGTCCAAACTGTAATGGGACAGCATGCGCGTTAGTTGGCTAAATCTAGGACACAGTACAGCGCGAATAGGC
This region of Dermacentor silvarum isolate Dsil-2018 chromosome 5, BIME_Dsil_1.4, whole genome shotgun sequence genomic DNA includes:
- the LOC125945713 gene encoding uncharacterized protein LOC125945713, whose amino-acid sequence is MNFLRALLSRKIVGLGILSINKLQFSVGVFEAAVQLLVNLKTVISRDLSTSDIFTVVGIYISGDETRDPMRNIFSSVGAPDVVIGLGHIAYPNNNMTNCEIIPHSTYSNDTRANQLRANYGSLYSLACEGFDIFDINLGLPFQQLATNDGAQIQNFKKSRFFVFEDRTSLAVKVSKRPHTDHKDVVCKIFKRSLYCLTRVPSV